A single region of the Pararhodospirillum photometricum DSM 122 genome encodes:
- a CDS encoding glycosyl transferase family 1, producing MSETPPRATLSSEGQALVAYLDRRDWRLEDALDEKALRALLADAPLVTVMEVGGVSRDEARALTPADLYRLWLEVSSPDRGPRYAAWFNLGVELSARGALDEAALAYQNAVAEKPDLHVAAVNLGLVLESQGKHAAALAVWEQALQPVEARTALLNHQGRLLETLDRFEEAETLLYKSLLLDPHQHDAYTHWLHLRLKMCAWPVFGPPLPGRSVGEMIQGAGGLSVLSLFDDNARINEWVESWLVRKMPQPCEQLAPPEGYAHDKIRIGYLSSDYCLHPISMLMVEVLERHDRSSFEIIGYCSSPEDGSGLRQRILAAFDRVERVRDLSDEALARRIRADEIDILVDLNGLTEGTRLGALRWRPAPVQVTYLGYVGSMPIPELDYAIADRYVVPEALAHDFYPQPLYMPRVYQANDTQAEIGPEETRADVGLPEDRFIYCCFSNTYKITEEIFEAWMSILRRVENSVLWVLARNPWAQASMRRHAEARGVDPARLIFAAPTGPAQYLSRLRLADLFLDTYPYNSGTTASDALRMGLPMVTLAGRTFSSRMAGSLLHQVGLGACVAETLDDYINIAARLGASPAAYRPVRESLAGDIWRRTLGDTAAFVHDLEEQFRRIRKAP from the coding sequence ATGTCCGAGACCCCCCCCCGGGCCACCCTCTCCTCCGAGGGTCAAGCGCTTGTCGCGTATCTGGACCGGCGAGATTGGCGCTTGGAGGATGCGCTGGATGAAAAGGCCTTGCGCGCCTTGCTGGCCGACGCCCCCCTGGTCACCGTGATGGAAGTGGGGGGTGTAAGCCGGGACGAGGCCCGTGCCCTGACCCCCGCCGACCTTTACCGCCTTTGGCTGGAGGTCAGCAGCCCCGACCGCGGCCCGCGCTACGCCGCGTGGTTCAATCTGGGAGTGGAACTCTCGGCCCGGGGCGCGCTGGACGAAGCGGCCCTTGCCTACCAAAATGCCGTCGCCGAAAAGCCCGACTTGCATGTGGCGGCGGTCAACCTAGGCCTTGTCTTGGAAAGTCAAGGCAAGCACGCCGCCGCACTCGCCGTCTGGGAGCAGGCGCTGCAACCCGTCGAAGCTCGCACCGCCCTTCTCAATCATCAAGGCCGCCTGCTGGAAACCTTGGATCGCTTTGAAGAAGCCGAGACCCTTCTCTACAAGAGCCTCCTGCTCGATCCCCACCAGCACGATGCCTACACCCACTGGCTTCACTTGCGCCTTAAAATGTGTGCCTGGCCGGTCTTCGGCCCGCCGCTTCCCGGACGGAGCGTCGGGGAAATGATCCAAGGCGCGGGGGGGCTCTCGGTTCTCAGTCTGTTTGACGATAACGCCCGCATCAATGAGTGGGTCGAATCCTGGCTGGTGCGCAAAATGCCGCAGCCCTGCGAACAACTGGCGCCCCCGGAAGGGTACGCGCACGACAAGATTCGTATTGGCTACCTGTCCTCCGACTACTGCTTGCACCCCATCAGCATGCTGATGGTCGAGGTGCTGGAGCGCCATGACCGCTCGTCTTTTGAGATCATCGGCTATTGCAGCAGCCCCGAGGACGGCAGCGGCTTGCGACAGCGCATCCTTGCGGCGTTCGATCGGGTGGAGCGGGTGCGCGACCTCAGCGACGAGGCTCTGGCTCGACGCATTCGGGCCGACGAAATCGACATCCTGGTCGATCTTAACGGCTTGACCGAGGGAACCCGCCTCGGCGCCCTGCGCTGGCGCCCCGCCCCGGTTCAGGTGACCTATCTGGGATACGTGGGCTCCATGCCCATTCCCGAACTGGACTACGCCATCGCCGATCGTTATGTGGTCCCGGAAGCTCTGGCCCATGATTTTTACCCCCAGCCCCTTTACATGCCTCGGGTCTATCAAGCGAACGACACGCAAGCCGAGATCGGCCCCGAGGAAACTCGGGCCGACGTCGGATTGCCCGAGGATCGCTTCATTTACTGCTGCTTTTCCAACACCTACAAAATCACCGAAGAGATTTTCGAGGCCTGGATGAGCATCCTGCGCCGCGTCGAAAACTCGGTCTTGTGGGTTCTGGCCCGCAATCCCTGGGCCCAGGCCTCCATGCGCCGTCACGCCGAGGCCCGCGGGGTGGATCCGGCCCGTCTGATTTTCGCCGCCCCCACCGGCCCCGCCCAGTACCTGTCGCGCCTGCGGCTCGCGGATCTCTTCTTGGACACCTATCCCTACAACTCGGGAACCACCGCCAGCGATGCGCTGCGCATGGGTCTGCCCATGGTGACCTTGGCGGGACGGACCTTCTCGTCGCGTATGGCGGGGAGTCTGCTCCATCAGGTGGGGCTGGGAGCGTGCGTCGCGGAAACCCTGGATGACTATATTAATATCGCCGCCCGCCTTGGGGCCTCTCCAGCCGCCTACCGGCCGGTGCGCGAGAGCTTGGCCGGCGACATCTGGCGTCGCACCCTGGGGGATACGGCGGCTTTTGTGCACGACCTGGAAGAACAATTCCGCAGAATCCGCAAAGCCCCTTGA
- a CDS encoding beta strand repeat-containing protein, producing MVSPISGYTPTQVSALTTAQIASLSTSDITEMTTAQVQALTTDHIKVLSTAQIKAFTSTQLVFSASQLQMFSSAGVGALETDFNALKATQVQALSTAQLAGLTSAQLSALTTADVQELTKTQVGALSTTQFKSLTSVQIGALTATQIQGLTTAEVATLTSSTVAAMTKTQVASLTTSQITSLGTSALTGLSGDQVAGLSATQVGALTTGQVAALRTADIAELTTTQVAALSTAQIGALGTAALQTLTSAQTAALTTTQVRSLSVTQLNGLSTGDIGEFTKTQISALSTSQIAGLSTKAVSALTSAQVSGLGTGQLAALTTAQVAALTTADIGEFSATQVASLSATQIQALTSADVGALTKTQVGALTTGQVAALLTKQVQNLTSDQLSALSVTQVGAFSTAQVNAFSTSTVAALNKTQLAAMSTAQVAALGTAALASLNSTQMGSLTATQIGSLSTAQVASLSTADIRELISSQVAALTVTQLGVIGTAALSALTSSQVQSLTTAQIRALSTAQIASLGTADIQELNKTQIGVLTTTQVAAISSTAIAALTSGQVSGLSSAQVAALSTKQIQSLGTAQVNALSATQVKGLTTGQVAAFTTATVGGLNATLVAALSTDQVARLGTAALSALTSTQVAAMTSGQIAALTTAQLAGLSTADLGELTKTQVGALSTSQLASLSSKALSALTSAQVSGLTTGQIQGLTSAQIATLGTADIGELTATQVGALTSKQIASLTTAGVSALTSAQVAALSTAQVGALTTAQVGALNTKDVTELTKTQVGALGTAQVAASVQRRSALSTLPCSPV from the coding sequence ATGGTATCGCCAATTTCAGGCTACACGCCAACGCAAGTCTCGGCGTTGACGACAGCCCAAATCGCGTCCTTGTCAACCTCCGACATCACGGAGATGACAACAGCGCAAGTTCAAGCGCTCACCACTGACCATATTAAGGTCCTGTCGACCGCCCAAATCAAAGCCTTCACCTCGACTCAGTTGGTCTTCTCGGCGTCTCAGCTGCAAATGTTCAGCAGCGCCGGGGTTGGCGCCCTGGAAACGGACTTCAATGCCCTCAAGGCAACCCAGGTCCAGGCCCTGTCCACCGCCCAACTCGCGGGGTTGACCAGCGCCCAACTCTCGGCCCTGACCACAGCCGACGTGCAGGAACTGACCAAGACGCAGGTGGGGGCCCTGTCCACCACCCAGTTCAAGTCGTTGACATCAGTCCAGATTGGCGCGCTCACCGCCACCCAGATCCAGGGACTGACCACCGCCGAGGTCGCCACCCTTACGTCATCCACCGTGGCCGCCATGACCAAGACGCAGGTCGCGTCTTTGACCACGAGCCAGATCACGAGTCTCGGCACCTCGGCCCTCACCGGCCTTTCCGGCGATCAGGTCGCCGGCCTGAGCGCAACCCAGGTCGGAGCGCTGACCACCGGCCAAGTCGCGGCCTTGCGCACCGCCGACATCGCCGAACTGACCACCACCCAGGTCGCGGCCCTCAGCACGGCGCAGATTGGAGCGCTCGGGACCGCCGCCCTCCAGACCCTCACCTCGGCCCAGACCGCCGCCCTGACCACCACGCAAGTGCGGTCGCTCTCGGTCACCCAATTGAACGGGTTGAGCACGGGTGACATCGGCGAATTCACCAAAACCCAGATCAGCGCGCTCTCCACATCACAAATTGCCGGCCTGTCCACCAAGGCCGTGTCGGCCCTCACCTCGGCCCAGGTAAGTGGCCTGGGGACCGGCCAACTGGCGGCGCTGACCACCGCCCAGGTCGCCGCCCTCACCACCGCCGATATTGGTGAGTTTTCGGCCACGCAGGTGGCCTCCCTCAGTGCAACCCAAATCCAGGCGCTCACCTCCGCCGATGTCGGGGCACTCACCAAGACCCAGGTCGGAGCGCTCACCACAGGCCAAGTCGCCGCACTCCTGACCAAGCAGGTCCAAAACCTCACCAGCGATCAGTTGAGTGCCCTGAGCGTGACCCAGGTTGGGGCGTTCAGCACGGCCCAGGTCAACGCGTTCTCCACCTCCACGGTAGCCGCCCTTAACAAGACGCAGCTCGCGGCCATGAGCACCGCCCAGGTCGCTGCTCTGGGCACGGCAGCCCTCGCCTCTCTCAACAGCACCCAGATGGGAAGCCTAACGGCAACCCAGATTGGCTCGCTCTCGACCGCCCAGGTCGCCAGCCTCAGCACGGCCGACATTCGCGAACTGATCAGCTCTCAGGTTGCGGCGTTGACGGTCACCCAACTCGGCGTGATCGGCACGGCAGCGCTCTCGGCTCTGACCAGCAGTCAGGTCCAGTCACTGACAACGGCGCAGATCCGGGCCTTGTCCACGGCTCAGATCGCCAGCCTCGGCACCGCCGATATCCAGGAACTGAACAAGACCCAAATCGGCGTGCTCACCACGACCCAGGTGGCGGCCATCAGCTCCACGGCGATTGCGGCCCTGACCTCGGGCCAGGTCTCTGGCCTCAGCTCGGCCCAGGTGGCCGCGCTGTCCACCAAGCAGATCCAGAGCTTGGGCACCGCTCAGGTTAACGCCCTTAGCGCCACCCAGGTGAAGGGTCTGACCACCGGCCAAGTCGCCGCCTTTACCACCGCCACGGTCGGCGGGCTCAATGCCACCTTGGTGGCCGCCCTCTCCACCGATCAGGTCGCCCGCCTGGGCACCGCGGCCCTCTCGGCCCTGACCTCGACGCAAGTCGCGGCCATGACCTCCGGCCAGATCGCCGCCCTCACCACCGCCCAGTTGGCCGGCCTTAGCACCGCTGATCTCGGCGAACTGACCAAGACCCAGGTCGGTGCGCTCTCCACCAGCCAGTTGGCCTCGTTGTCCTCCAAGGCCCTCTCGGCCCTGACCTCGGCCCAAGTCTCCGGCCTGACCACCGGTCAGATCCAGGGGCTGACCTCGGCCCAGATCGCCACCCTCGGCACCGCCGACATCGGTGAACTGACCGCCACCCAGGTCGGCGCGCTCACCTCCAAGCAGATCGCCAGCCTGACCACCGCGGGCGTCTCGGCCCTGACCTCCGCTCAGGTCGCCGCGCTCTCCACCGCCCAGGTGGGGGCTCTGACCACCGCCCAGGTCGGCGCGTTGAACACCAAGGACGTGACCGAGCTGACCAAGACCCAGGTTGGCGCCCTTGGCACCGCCCAGGTCGCGGCCTCAGTTCAGCGGCGGTCGGCGCTCTCAACGCTACCTTGCTCTCCGGTCTGA